The Fragaria vesca subsp. vesca linkage group LG2, FraVesHawaii_1.0, whole genome shotgun sequence genome includes a window with the following:
- the LOC101291208 gene encoding putative ribonuclease H protein At1g65750-like produces the protein MKNTVGELCILHRIGIKGRPSKAPKIVEVMWHVPSIYQVKLNTDGAARGSPGLAGFGGIFRDHLGHVLGCFSGNLGIANALEAELQTVIHAIQMASQRGWHSLWIESDSTLVIHFLSSFQVDVPWRFTTEWFNCRTILTTMTVKVSHIYREGNSIADCLANFGADNAGVHWWDSCPPCAITAYSRDLAGFPNYCFSF, from the coding sequence ATGAAGAATACTGTAGGTGAGCTTTGCATTTTACATCGCATTGGTATTAAGGGTAGGCCATCTAAAGCTCCGAAAATTGTTGAAGTTATGTGGCATGTTCCCTCTATTTATCAAGTCAAGCTTAACACTGATGGTGCGGCTCGTGGCTCTCCTGGTCTGGCAGGTTTTGGTGGCATTTTTCGAGATCATTTGGGTCATGTTTTAGGTTGTTTTTCAGGAAATCTTGGCATTGCTAATGCATTAGAAGCTGAGCTGCAGACGGTCATTCACGCCATTCAAATGGCTTCGCAGAGAGGTTGGCATTCTCTTTGGATTGAAAGTGATTCTACTTTAGTGATTCATTTTCTTTCTTCATTTCAAGTAGATGTTCCTTGGCGTTTCACTACTGAATGGTTTAACTGTCGGACTATTCTTACTACTATGACTGTTAAAGTATCTCATATTTATCGGGAGGGTAACAGCATTGCCGATTGCTTAGCAAATTTTGGTGCGGATAATGCGGGAGTTCATTGGTGGGATTCATGTCCACCTTGTGCAATTACAGCTTATTCACGTGATTTAGCAGGCTTTCCCAACTATTGTTTTAGTTTCTGA
- the LOC101307447 gene encoding ribokinase-like — MLSLVYTTPLLSSSSTTRLTSSPPRSTRLKMSSSSPSDSLPPLPENRTVLGVGSMGLDFLAAVSSYPKPDDKIRTTSLKVQGGGNASNALTCVARLGLSPRAISKVSDDTQGRGILEELQADGVDTSFVVVAEEGNSPFSYIIVDKETNTRTCIHTPGYPPMIPDDLSPSSLSSALDGARLAYFDGRLHETALLVAQEATRRSIPILIEAERIREGLDDLLNLAEYAICSVKFPQAWTEAKSFPSALVSMLLKLPKLKFAIVTLGEDGCLMLERSVEEPPQTEEIDVESLFEALKQRKDDSITIPTYISSPVTKLKASGIGTVSGRLFVGTAEKIPPSELVDTTGAGDSFIGAVIYAVCTNMPPEKMLPFAAQVAAACCRGLGARTSLPYRTDPLLAPFL, encoded by the exons ATGCTTTCACTTGTCTACACCACCCCTCTCCTCTCTTCTTCTTCAACAACTCGCCTCACCTCGTCACCACCTCGCTCTACCAG GCTCAAAATGTCGTCTTCATCGCCGTCCGATTCGCTTCCGCCTCTCCCGGAAAACCGCACCGTG CTTGGCGTCGGCAGCATGGGCCTCGATTTCTTGGCCGCCGTCTCCTCTTATCCCAAGCCCGACGATAAGATCAGGACCACCAGCTTAAAG GTTCAAGGAGGTGGAAATGCGAGTAATGCTTTGACTTGTGTGGCTCGTTTGGGGTTGAGTCCCAGGGCGATTTCAAAG GTTTCAGACGATACACAAGGCAGGGGTATATTGGAGGAGCTGCAAGCCGACGGGGTGGATACTTCTTTTGTTGTG GTTGCCGAGGAGGGTAATTCACCATTTTCCTACATTATTGTTGACAAGGAAAC GAATACTCGTACTTGTATTCATACTCCAGGATATCCTCCTATGATACCGGATGACCTTTCGCCTTCAAGTTTATCGTCTGCATTGGATGGAGCAAGACTTGCTTATTTTGATGGACGTCTGCACGAAACTGCTTTACTTGTTGCTCAGGAG GCTACTCGCCGGAGCATACCTATATTAATTGAGGCTGAAAGGATAAGAGAAGGGTTGGATGATCTTCTAAACTTGGCTGAGTATGCCATATGCTCAGTGAAATTTCCGCAG GCATGGACAGAAGCGAAATCGTTTCCGAGTGCTCTTGTTTCAATGCTTTTGAAATTGCCGAAGCTCAAGTTTGCAATTGTGACCTTGGGTGAAGATGGTTGCTTAATGCTCGAGAGAAGTGTAGAAG AGCCTCCTCAGACGGAAGAAATAGACGTGGAAAGCTTATTCGAAGCGCTGAAGCAGAGAAAGGATGACAGCATAACCATCCCAACATATATTTCATCA CCAGTGACAAAATTGAAAGCCAGCGGAATAGGGACAGTGTCTGGAAGGCTGTTTGTGGGAACAGCTGAGAAAATACCACCCTCTGAGCTCGTAGATACAACAGGTGCTGGAGATAGTTTTATTGGAGCAGTTATTTATG CTGTTTGCACCAACATGCCACCAGAGAAAATGCTCCCTTTCGCTGCTCAAGTG GCGGCTGCCTGCTGTAGAGGTCTGGGAGCCCGAACTAGTCTTCCATACCGCACAGATCCACTCTTGGCACCATTTCTATGA
- the LOC101307741 gene encoding uncharacterized protein LOC101307741 — protein sequence MTVSSTTGKERLVVEVVAAHNLMPKDGEGSSSPFVEIEFENQRLRTQVKYKDLNPVWNEKLVFHVKDVADLPYRAIEVNIFNERRSGNSRNFLGKVRVSGSNIAKEGEEIPQLYTLDKRSLFSHIRGEISLKLYLSTREEVKETRANGILGSSVSNSASSSGFSKKSKKLQGQSSVMASQNQLIQEVKPTQQGQSNNNHSKTVENNQGVMMKPILINTGPVSAISGGGGVTGGGGGGGGGVVYGNGMTEFSLKETRPQLGGESLKKDKTSSTYDLVEQMQYLYVKVVKARDFSVFGGGEVVAEVKLGNYRGITKRVSLNNVEWGQVFAFSKDCIQSSMVEVFVKEGNKDDFLGRVWFDLNEVPKRVPPDSQLAPQWYRMEDKKGDKSKSGEVMISIWFGTQADEAFAEAWHSKAANVNFDGLGSIKSKVYLTPRLWYLRVKVIEAQDIVPGEKGSAMMRFPELSVKIQVGNQVLRTRIAQPSSVRSLSNPLWNEEMMFVVAEPIEDYLLICVEDRVGPGRDEVAGRVVIPVAAMERRTDDKPVVSRWFNLDNSSHFTNAAGESKVMTRFGSRIHLRVSLDGGYHVLDEATMYSSDLKPTDKRLWKPHIGVLEMGILGATGLMPMKIKEGKGGSSDAYCVAKYGQKWVRTRTVVDSLSPKWNEQYTWEVFDPCTVVTIGVFDNSRIDKNTANNAGVRDSRIGKVRIRLSTLESDRVYTHSYPLLMLHPSGVKKMGELHLAVRFSCANMGNMLNMYTMPLLPKMHFVQPLTVNQLETLRHQAMNVVASRLSRTEPPLGREVVEYMLDHDSHMWSMRRSKANFFRLVNVLSGPVAFGRFVELMRSWQKPICSALFVATFLLLVAFPELIVPMILLHMAFVGMWRFKSRPRHPCFMDTNLSHAESVYGDELDEEFDSFPTSRSAEVVRMRYDRLRSVAGRIQTVVGDVATQGERFQALLSWRDPRATFLFVIFCLIAAVVFYAVPIRMVVVLVGLYVLRPPRFRSKLPSPPLSFFRRLPTRADSLL from the coding sequence AGAAGCTAGTCTTTCATGTCAAGGACGTGGCTGATCTTCCCTACAGAGCCATAGAGGTCAACATTTTCAACGAGAGGAGGTCCGGCAACAGCAGAAATTTTCTGGGAAAGGTCAGAGTTTCGGGGTCTAATATTGCTAAAGAAGGAGAGGAGATTCCTCAGCTTTATACACTCGACAAAAGAAGCCTCTTTTCTCATATCAGAGGCGAGATTAGCTTGAAGCTTTACCTTTCGACCAGAGAAGAGGTCAAGGAAACCAGGGCTAATGGAATACTGGGTTCCTCTGTTTCCAACTCTGCTTCGTCTTCTGGGTTTTCGAAGAAAAGCAAGAAACTTCAGGGCCAAAGCTCGGTTATGGCTTCACAGAACCAGCTGATACAAGAAGTAAAGCCGACGCAGCAAGGTCAGAGCAACAATAATCACTCAAAGACTGTGGAGAACAACCAAGGAGTGATGATGAAGCCGATTCTGATCAATACAGGCCCTGTTTCTGCAATTTCCGGCGGCGGCGGAGTGACCGGAGGAGGAGGAGGAGGCGGCGGAGGGGTTGTGTACGGAAATGGGATGACGGAGTTTTCGCTGAAGGAGACGAGGCCTCAGCTCGGCGGTGAGTCTTTGAAAAAGGATAAAACTAGCTCTACTTATGACCTTGTTGAGCAAATGCAGTATTTGTATGTGAAAGTTGTTAAAGCTAGAGACTTTTCTGTTTTCGGAGGAGGGGAGGTTGTGGCTGAAGTGAAGTTGGGAAATTACAGAGGGATAACAAAGAGGGTGAGTTTGAACAATGTGGAGTGGGGTCAGGTGTTTGCTTTTTCTAAAGATTGCATACAGTCTTCAATGGTGGAGGTTTTTGTGAAGGAGGGGAACAAAGATGACTTCTTGGGGAGGGTCTGGTTTGATTTGAATGAGGTTCCGAAGAGGGTTCCGCCGGATAGTCAGTTGGCGCCGCAGTGGTATAGAATGGAGGATAAGAAGGGAGACAAGTCGAAATCAGGGGAGGTGATGATCTCCATTTGGTTTGGGACTCAGGCTGATGAGGCATTTGCTGAAGCTTGGCATTCGAAGGCTGCAAATGTGAATTTTGATGGGCTTGGTTCGATTAAGTCCAAGGTTTACTTGACACCAAGGCTTTGGTACCTGAGGGTTAAAGTGATTGAAGCTCAAGACATTGTTCCTGGGGAGAAAGGGTCTGCAATGATGAGGTTTCCGGAGCTTTCTGTGAAAATTCAGGTGGGGAATCAGGTCTTGAGGACTAGAATTGCGCAGCCTAGCAGTGTGAGGAGCCTCTCAAATCCTTTATGGAATGAGGAGATGATGTTTGTGGTGGCTGAGCCTATTGAGGACTACTTACTGATCTGTGTTGAGGATAGGGTTGGGCCAGGGCGAGATGAGGTGGCTGGGAGAGTGGTTATTCCGGTGGCAGCAATGGAAAGGCGAACGGATGACAAGCCTGTTGTTTCGAGGTGGTTCAACCTTGATAACAGCAGCCATTTCACCAATGCAGCTGGAGAGTCCAAAGTGATGACAAGGTTTGGGTCTAGAATTCATTTGAGGGTTTCACTTGATGGAGGTTATCACGTACTTGATGAGGCCACAATGTATAGCAGTGATCTGAAGCCGACTGATAAGAGGCTTTGGAAGCCCCACATTGGTGTGCTTGAAATGGGTATTTTGGGAGCCACTGGGCTTATGCCAATGAAGATCAAAGAAGGGAAAGGAGGGTCTAGTGATGCTTATTGCGTTGCGAAGTATGGACAGAAATGGGTTCGAACTCGAACTGTGGTTGATAGCTTGTCGCCTAAGTGGAACGAGCAGTACACTTGGGAAGTGTTTGATCCTTGCACGGTTGTTACCATTGGGGTGTTTGATAATTCTCGGATTGATAAGAACACGGCCAACAATGCTGGAGTTCGTGATTCTCGGATTGGGAAGGTTAGGATTCGATTGTCCACACTCGAGTCTGATCGAGTCTACACTCACTCCTATCCTCTCTTGATGCTGCACCCTTCCGGTGTCAAGAAAATGGGTGAGCTTCATCTGGCGGTCAGGTTTTCTTGTGCCAATATGGGTAACATGTTGAACATGTACACTATGCCACTGCTTCCCAAGATGCATTTTGTGCAGCCTTTGACTGTGAATCAACTGGAGACTCTGAGGCACCAGGCTATGAATGTAGTGGCATCGAGGCTTAGCAGGACAGAGCCACCGTTGGGGAGAGAAGTGGTGGAGTACATGCTTGACCATGACTCACATATGTGGAGCATGAGAAGGAGCAAAGCCAACTTCTTCAGGCTAGTGAATGTTCTATCAGGGCCTGTTGCTTTTGGAAGATTTGTGGAGCTGATGCGGAGTTGGCAGAAACCAATCTGCTCTGCCTTGTTTGTTGCAACTTTCCTCTTACTGGTTGCATTTCCGGAGCTCATAGTCCCAATGATCTTGCTGCATATGGCATTTGTTGGAATGTGGCGGTTTAAGTCCCGTCCTCGTCACCCATGTTTCATGGACACTAATCTTTCCCATGCTGAGAGTGTCTATGGTGATGAGCTAGATGAGGAGTTTGATTCGTTCCCAACGAGTCGGAGTGCAGAGGTTGTAAGGATGAGGTATGACCGGCTTAGGAGTGTGGCTGGGAGGATTCAAACTGTTGTTGGTGATGTGGCTACACAAGGTGAGAGGTTCCAAGCATTGCTAAGCTGGAGAGACCCAAGGGCAACGTTCTTGTTTGTGATCTTCTGCTTGATTGCTGCTGTAGTGTTCTATGCTGTGCCGATTAGAATGGTTGTGGTTTTGGTGGGATTGTATGTGCTCAGGCCGCCAAGATTCAGGAGCAAGCTGCCTTCTCCACCTTTGAGCTTCTTCAGGAGGCTGCCAACCAGGGCTGATAGCTTGTTGTAG